The Streptomyces fungicidicus nucleotide sequence GACGGTCTGGCCGACGCGCTCCTGGAACTCCTCCCACTTCAGCGGCCGGTTGTCGAGCGCCGAGGGGAGCCGGAAGCCGTGGTCGACGAGGGTGCGCTTGCGGGAGGCGTCGCCCTCGTACATGGCGCCGATCTGCGGCACGGTGACGTGCGACTCGTCGATGACGAGGAGGAAGTCGTCCGGGAAGTAGTCGAGCAGGGTGTTCGGCGGGGAGCCGGGCGAGCGGCCGTCGAAGTGCATCGAGTAGTTCTCCACGCCGGAGCAGGAGCCGATCTGGCGGAGCATCTCGATGTCGTACGTGGTGCGCATCCGCAGGCGCTGGGCCTCCAGCAGCTTGCCCTGCTTCTCCAGGTCGGTCAGGCGCTCGCCGAGTTCCTTCTCGATGTCGTTGACCGCGCGCTCCAGGCGCTCGGGGCCGGCGACGTAGTGCGAGGCGGGGAAGATGTACAGCTGCTGGTCGTCGCTGATGATCTCGCCGGTGAGCGGGTGGAGCGTGGACAGCGCCTCGATCTCGTCGCCGAACATCTCGATGCGGACGGCGAGCTCCTCGTAGACCGGGAAGATCTCGATGGTGTCGCCGCGGACGCGGAAGGTGCCACGGGTGAACGCCATGTCGTTGCGCGTGTACTGGATGTCGACGAAGCGGCGCAGCAGCTCGTCCCGGTCGAACTCGTCGCCGACGCGGAGGGGGACCATGCGGTCCACGTACTCCTGCGGCGTGCCCAGGCCGTAGATGCAGGAGACGGAGGCGACCACGACGACGTCGCGGCGGGTGAGCAGCGAGTTGGTCGCCGAGTGGCGCAGCCGCTCGACCTCCTCGTTGATCGAGGAGTCCTTCTCGATGTAGGTGTCCGACTGCGGGACGTACGCCTCGGGCTGGTAGTAGTCGTAGTACGAGACGAAGTACTCGACGGCGTTGTTCGGCAGGAGCTCGCGGAACTCGTTGGCCAGCTGGGCGGCGAGCGTCTTGTTCGGCGCCATGACCAGGGTGGGGCGCTGGAGTTTCTCGATCATCCACGCGGTGGTGGCGGACTTGCCGGTGCCGGTCGCGCCGAGCAGGACGACGTCCTTCTCGCCTGCTCCGATGCGCCGGGCGAGGTCGGCGATGGCCGTCGGCTGGTCGCCGTTGGGCTGGTAGGGGCTGACGACCTCGAAGGGCGCCACCGAGCGTTCGATCTGGGAAACGGGCCGCATGTCATCCACCGTACGACCCCCCACTGACAACGGGCGGTGATCAGCGGCGCTGCGGGGTCCGGGATCGGCGCTCCACCGGCCCGCGGGCCCGCAGCCGGGAGCGGGCCGGGCGGTGGTGGGCCGGCGAGTGGGCGGGGACGCCGGGCTTGTGCTCGGCGGGGGGCGCGACGGTTCCGCCCGCGACGATCAGCGGGTCGAAGATCACCACGACGCCCGCGAGGACGAGGAGCGCGAGCGGGCCGGCCATCATCGGTCCGAGCAGGGCGGCCGCGGACTCCCCCACGGCGGGCTCGGCCGTGCCGTGGACGTGGACGTCGAGGGCGGCCATGCCGGTGTAGTGCATCCCGGTGACCGCCAGTCCCATGACGAGGCTGGCTCCCACGCTCCACAGGAAGCCCTTCACCTGTCCGGCCGCCCACAGGGCCGCGCTGGCGGCCGCCATGGCGATGACCACGGACGCGGCGACGGTGAGGCCGTCGTACTCCAGGCGTCCGTCGAGGCTCATCCCGGCCATGCCGAGGTAGTGCATCGAGGCGATGCCGAGGCCGGTGATGGTGCCCCCGGTGAACAGCGCGGTCCCGGAGGCGCCCCGGTAGCCGACGATGAAGATCCCGACGCCCACCATGACGACGGCGACGGCCAGGCTCGCGAACGTCATGGCCCGGTCGTAGTGGATCGGTGTGCCCTCGATGCTGAAGCCCGTCATGGCGACGAAGTGCATCGTCCATATGCCGGAGCCGATGGCGGCGGAGCCGAGGGCGAGCCAGCCGGGCCGCCAGCTGCGGGACATCCGCATGGCTCTGGTGGTGCAGCGCAGGCCCAGGGCGCCTCCGAGGCAGGCCATGAGGAAGGCCACCAGTGGTGTGACCAGGCCGTAGCTGAATCCGTCGACCGTGCTCTGCATGCGCGGCTGCCCTTCCGCCTGTTCGTCCCACAACGTACTGAAATGAGCCCCCTCCCAGGGCCGCGACGGCGGTCCGGGTGACGCAGAGAGTATGACCCCACCGGAATGGTCGAACGACTTTCCGGCAAAGAAACACGTCCTTGCCCCAGGTGTGTGGCACCAGTGTGCGGAGTTCGGGCAACCCCGTTCAATCTGTGGCCATCCCGCACCCGTCTCGCGTTGACCGTCTGCTGTCACAGTTGAGCTCAATGTGATCGTTCGACGCGAGGAGTACGCATGCACGCACGCGCTGTCGCCGCATCGACCACCGCGCTCCTGGGGACCGCCGCCCTCCTGCTCCCGCTCTCCCCCGCGCGGGCCGCCGAGAGCTCCGCGCCGCCCCTGGTGATAGCCCACCGGGGCGCGTCCGCGTACGCCCCCGAGAACACCCTGGCCGCCGTCGACAGGGCGGCCGAACTCGGCGCGGACTGGGTGGAGAACGACGTCCAGCGGACCAGGGACGGTGAACTCGTCGTCCTGCACGACGACAGCCTCCAGCGCACCACGGACGCCGAGCAGGTCTTCCCCGACCGGGCGCCGTGGAAGGTGAAGGACTTCACCGCCGCGGAGATAGCCCGGCTGGACGCGGGCAGCTGGTTCGACCCCGCGTACGCGGGCGCGCGCGTGCCGACGCTGGAACAGTACGTGCGCCGTGTCGAACTGCACGGCCAGAAGCTGCTGCTGGAGATCAAGAACCCTCAGCTGTACCCCGGCATCGAGGGCGAGATCATCAAGGTGCTGGGCAACGAGGGCTGGCTGGACCGCGGGCACGTGGGGCAGCGGCTGGTCGTGCAGAGCTTCAGCGCGGACAGCGTACGGACGGTCCACGATCTGCGGCCCGCGGTGAAGACGGGGTTCCTGGGCACGCCGCCGGTGTCGGACCTGCCCGCGTACGCGGCCTTCACCGACCAGATCAACCCCTCGTACGGTTCCCTCTCCTCCGGTTACGTCGCCGCCGTGCACGCCTTCAAGGGACCGCACGGCAAGCCGCTGGAGGTGTGCACCTGGACCGTGAACGACGCGGCGGCCGCCCGGCGGGTCGCCGGGTACGGGGTCGACGGGATCATCACCAACACGCCCGACGTGGTGCGGGACGCGGTGGGCGGCTGAGGCTTCCGCCCGCGTTGTCAGTGGCGGGCCGTACGGTGAGGCGCATGGACAGCCATGGGCAGTACGAGCAGCGGGTGGTGTGGGCCGTCGTCGGCACCGGCATCGGCCCGCTGCTGCTGGCCGCGACCCGCGAGGGCCTGGTCAACGTCGTCTTCCACGCCACGGACGAGGTGCGCGACGGCGCGCTGGAGCGGCTGGCGTCCCGGCTGGGCGCCGAACCGGTGGAGGACCCCGCCTCGCCGCTGCTGGCGGAGGCGATACGCCAGGTGGAGGCGTACTTCGCCGGCGAGCGGCACGGCTTCGAGCTGCCTCTGGACTGGTCGCTGATATCGGGCTTCAACCGCGAGGTGCTGCGGGAGCTGGCCTCCGGGGTGCCCTTCGGCACGGTCGTCGGGTACGGCGATCTGGCGGGCCGGGTCGGCCAGCCCGGCGCCGCGCAGGCCGTGGGCATGGCGATGGGCGCCAATCCGCTGCCGGTGGTCGTGCCGTGCCACCGGGTCGTGGAGAGCGGCGGCGGCATCGGCGGCTTCGGAGGCGGCCTGGAGACCAAGCGCCGCCTCCTGGCCCTGGAGGGCGTCCTCCCCGAGCCCCTGTTCTAGGACGCGGGGACGGCCTCAGTCGTAGTGCCGCGCCTCGAAGACGTTGCCGTCCGGGTCGCGGAAGTAGAAGCTGCGCCGGGCCGGTCCCCGCGCGCCGAACGAGTCGTGCGAGATCTCGGACACCGGCACGGAGCCCTCCTCCAGCCGGCCGCGCAGCGCGTCGAAGTCCCCCGACGGCAGCGACAGACACACGTGGTTGACGGGATGACCCGAGCTCTCCGCGGCCCCGGGGAGCATGCCCATCCGCTCGGCCTTGGCCCGCGGCATCAGGTCGAGGATCGTCTCCTCGTTGACCCGCACCGAGGGGAAGGGCGCCTCGCCGGCGGAGTAGTCGGTGAGCCTGACGGGCTCCAGTCCGACGGCCTTCTCGTAGAAGCCGGCGGCGGCGATGGGGTCGTTCACCCACAGCACGATGTGGTCGAGGCGTGTCGTGTGCTCCGTCATGGCCACAGCCTCCGTGACGCCCATGAGTGCGCGCAAGGGGTTTGGCCCGGTGCGCCGCCCGCCAGAGATGAGGGAGAACCGGCAGACAGGAGGCAGTCGCGTGGTGCTCATGGTGTCCGAAGAGGTACGGGAGGCGCTCGCCGCGAACCGGCCGGTGGTGGCCCTGGAGTCCACGATCATCGCCCATGGGCTGCCCCGGCCGCGCAATCTCGAGGTGGCGCTGGAGCTGGAGGCGGCCGTGCGGCGGGAGGGCGCGGTGCCGGCGACGATCGCCGTGCTGGACGGGCGGCCTCGGGTCGGTCTGGACGAGAAGCAGCTGGAGCGGATCGCGAGCGGGGACGGCATACGCAAGCTGGGTCACCGTGATCTGCCGCTCGCGGTGGCCACGGAGGCGGACGGGGCGACCACGGTGTCGGCCACCGCCCTGCTGGCGGCGCTCGCGGGTGTGCGGGTGTTCGCCACCGGCGGGCTCGGCGGGGTGCACCGGGAGTGGACGGTGACCCAGGACGAGTCGGCCGACCTCGGTCTGCTGGCGCGGACGCGGATCACGGTGGTGTGCGCGGGGGTGAAGTCGATCCTGGACGTGCCGGCGACCCTGCAGCGGCTGGAGACGCTGGGGGTGGCTGTCGCCGGGTACGGCACGGACCGCTTCCCCGGCTTCTACCTGTCCGACTCGGGCCATCCCGTGGACTGGCGGCTGGACACCCCGGGGCAGGTCGCGGAGGTCATGCGGGCGCAGGACGCGCTGCGCGGGCCCGGCTCGGCGCTGATCGTGGCCAACCCGGTCGCCGAGGAGGAGCAGCTGGATCCCGTGCTGCACGCGCGGGTGCTCGACGAGGCGCTGCGCGCCTGCCGGGCGGAGGGCGTCACCGGCCAGGCGGTCACCCCGTTCCTGCTGGGCCATCTCGTCCGCGGCACCGACGGCGCCTCGCTCGCCGCGAACCTGGCGGCGGTCCGGGGCAACGTACGCCTGGCGGCACGCGTCGCGGCGGCCTGGGCCGACGGAAGGTGACGGGGGCCGTGGGCAGCGGTGCGCTGCTGGTCGCCGGCGATGTGATCACCGATGTGGTGGCCCGGCACCGGGGGCCGCTCGCCCCGGGTACGGACACGGCGGCGTCGATCCGCACGGTGCCGGGCGGCGCGGGCGCCAACGTGGCCTGCTGGGCGGCGTACCGCGGCACCGCCGAGGTGCGGCTGCTCGGGCGGGTGGGCGCGGACGCGGCGGCCTGGCACGAGCGGGAGCTCGCCGCCCGCGGGGTCCGTCCCCTGCTGGTCGTGGACGGGCGGGCGCCGACGGGCACGGTGATCTGCCTGGTCGACGGGGACGCGGCGGCCGAGCGGACCTTCCTCACCGACAGCGGCGCGTCGCTGCGGCTCGAACCGGCCGACTGGTCGGACGCGTTGCTGGACGGGGTGGCGCGGCTGCACCTGTCGGGCTATCTGCTGTTCGCCGAACCGAGCCGGGAGTTCGTCGCGGTGGCGTCGAAGGCGGCGCGGGCCCGCGGGGTGCCGGTGAGTCTGGATCCGGCGTCGGCGGGGTTCCTCGCCCGGCTGGGCGCCGACCGGTTCCTGTCGCTGGTCGACGGCGTGGACGTGCTGCTGCCCAGCCGTGACGAGGCCTGCCTGCTCACGGGGCTGCCCGACGTGGCGGACGCCGCGGCGCGGCTGAGCCGGCACGTCCCGCTGGTGGTGGCCAAGCAGGGCGCCGAGGGCGCGCTGCTCGCCCGGTCCGGGGAGGTGTACGCACGCGTCCCGGCCGAGCCGGTGACGCCCCGGGACACCACGGGCGCGGGCGACGCCTTCACGGGCGCCTTCATCGCGGCCCTGCTCGCGGGCGCCGGCCCGGAACAGGCGGCTCGCGAGGGCTGCCGGGCGGGCGCGCGGGCGGTGGAACTGACGGGGGGCCGGCCGCCCTGACCCGCCCGGCGGACGGGCCGGGCCCCCTGGCGCGGGTCAGTCGGCGGACGTCCTGGCGTAGACGCTCTCCGCCCAAGCGGCGATCTGGTCCTCCGGCAGGTGCTGGGCGAGATCGGCCTCGCTGATCATGCCGACGAGGCGCTTGTCCTCGATGACGGGCAGCCGGCGGATGCGGTGGGTCTGCATCTCGTTGAGGACGTCGCCGATGTCGGCGTCCGCCTCGATCCAGCGCGGGGTGCCCTTGGCCATCTCGCCCGCGGTGACCCTGGCCGGGTCGTGGCCCTTGGCGACGCAGCCGACGACGATGTCGCGGTCGGTGAGAATGCCGCACAGCCGCTCGTTCTCGTCGCTGATGGGCAGCGCGCCGACATTCAGATCGCGCATCAACTGGGCCGCGCGGTCGAGGGTTTCGTGCGCGGGGATCCACTGGGCGCCGCGGTGCATGATGTCTCCGGCGGTGGTCATGGAGTACCTCCCGGTCCCGGACGGCCGGCGCGGCGCGGGGCGCGCCGCAGAGTCCCGGCGCCCTTCATTCTCGTTGTGCCGTCCCCGGAGGGCACCCGGAGAGCGGATGTCAGCCGCGCCAGGCCGGATGCCGGGGATCGTCGGCCCGTACGAGCACGTCGGCCGTGCCGGCGGGGTCGGTCTCCCGCTCGTAGCGCTCGAAGGCGGGGAGGGTCCAGTGGTCGGCGTCGGGGGTGCGGCGGCGCAGGGCACCCGGCGAGAGCAGCACGTGGACGCTCAGGTCGAACGGGAACCAGTGGCGAAGGAGGAGGGGACCGTGCACCAGCAGAACCCCACCGGGCGGCAGCGGCACATAGGGGCTGCGCGTGGCCCGGTCCGTGACGGGATCCCACAGGTCGGGCAGGACCCGTCCGCTCCCGCCGGGTTCGAGGGGGCCGAACACCTCGCGCCAGAGGGCGCCGGTGTCGTACCAGCCGCTGTAGTAGGACTCCACGTCCTGATGCCCGTACTCGAGCCGGACCGAGGCGGGACGCAGGAAGCCCTCGGCGCCCACGGCCAGGGAGGGCCGGCCGCGTATCCGCAGCGCCTCGGCGATCCGCCCGGCGAGGTCTCCGGGGCGGGCGGCCGGCGCTCCGTCGAGGGCGACCCGCGGCCAGGGGCCGCCGTCGGCCGTCTTCAGCTCCAGCATGCGCTCGGCGAGGAGGTCGCCGAGCCGGTCCCAGGTGATCGGTTCGAGTCGCACACGGCCATGATGCGCCGTCCGGACGCTCACGCATGCGTCCGCGCTCCTCGGCCATGGCCCGGCGGATCCGGCCCGGATGTACTGGTGAGGACGGCCGGGGTGAGGCCCCCGGCCCACGACTGGGGGCGAACAGCATGATCGACGGACCGCTTTTCGTACTGGTGATCCTGGGCGTGCTCGGGACAGGTTTGACGGCCGGGGTGTTCGTCGCCTTCTCGACGTTCGTGATGAGGGCGCTCGCTGACCTGCCGCCGGCGCAGGGGGTGGCCGCGATGCAGGCGGTCAACGTGGCCGCCGTGCGTCCGGCGTTCATGCTGCTGTTCCTGGGCTCGGCGGTGCTGTCCGCGGTGATCACGGTGGTGACCTTCGTGCTGTGGCCGGACGAGGGGACGGCGGAACTGCTCGTAGGGGGTGCGCTGTTCCTGGCGGGGTCGTTCGGGCTGACGGCCGTCGCGAACGTACCGCGCAACGAGACCCTGGCCCGCCTGCAGCCGGGCGGCGCGGAGGCCGCCGCGTACTGGCCGGTCTACGTGCGCGAGTGGACGAGGTGGAACCACGTGCGGGCACTGGCCTCGACGGGAGCGGCGGTGTCCTACCTCCTGGCCCTGATCTGACGGCCGCGGCCCCTGCGGGCGCGTCCGAGCGGACGTATCGTGGCCGGAGGACCGAGGCACGGCCCGTCACCCGCGCACGCAAGGAAGACGGTCATGGCCGACCCCAAGGGTTTCCTGACCACACCCCGCCGGGAGTGGCCCCGTCGGCCCGTCGAGGAACGGGTCCGCGACTGGGACGAGGTCCACGTCCCCGGTGCGCTGCTGCCCCTCATCGGTCCGCAGGCCGACCGCTGCATGGACTGCGGTGTGCCGTTCTGCCACGAGGCCTGCCCGCTGGGCAATCTGATCCCCGACTGGAACGACCTGGTCTCCCGGGCGGACTGGCGGGCGGCGGCGGAACGGCTGCACGCCACCAACAACTTCCCGGAGTTCACGGGCAGGTTGTGTCCTGCGCCGTGCGAGGCCGGCTGTGTGCTCGCCATCAACCAGCCGGCGGTCACCATAAAGAACGTCGAGTGCGCCATCGCCGACCGGGCCTGGGAGGAGGGTTTCGCCCCGCCGGCCCCGCCGGACCGGCTCTCCGGCCGGACGGTCGCGGTCATCGGCTCGGGCCCGACGGGACTGGCCGCGGCCCAGCAGCTGACGCGGGCGGGTCACACGGTCGCGGTGTACGAGCGGGACGACCGCCTCGGCGGACTGATGCGGTACGGCATCCCGGCGTTCAAGATGGAGAAGCACCATCTGGAGCGGCGGGTGGAGCAGATGAGGTCCGAGGGGACGAAGTTCCGTACGTCGACGACGGTCGGGCGGGACGTGGACGCGGCGGAGCTGCGGTCGCGCTACGACGCGCTGGTGATCGCCACGGGCGCGACGGCGTGGCGGGAACTCACCGTGCCGGGACGGGAACTCGAGGGCATTCACCAGGCGATGGAGTACCTGCCGCTGGCGAACCGGGTGTGCGAGGGGGACCTGGAGTCGTCGCCGCTGTCGGCGGCGGGCCGGCACGTCGTGATCGTCGGCGGGGGTGACACGGGGGCGGACTGCCTGGGCACGGCGGTACGGGAAGGGGCCGCGTCCGTCACCCAGCTCGACATCTACCGGCGGCCGGGGGCGGAGCGCGACGAGGAGGCCGAGCCGTGGCCGACGTATCCGAAGCTGTACCGGTTGTCGCCGGCGCACGAGGAGGCCCGCGACCTGCGGACGGCTCCTTCGGCGGACGCGGAGGGGGACGCGCGGGTGTTCGCGGCGTCCACGCTGCGGTTCGTGGGTGACGGGGGTGGGCGGGTGCGGGCGCTGCACCTGGTCGAGGTGGATGCCGGCCGCCGGCCCGTGCCGGGCACCGAGCGGACGCTGCCGGCCGATCTCGTGCTGCTCGCGCTCGGGTTCTCCGGACCGGATCAGGAGGACGGGCTGATCGCCCAGCTGGGGGTGGGGCTGGAGCCCCGGGGGACGATCGCGCGGGACGCGGGGTTCGGCACGGAGGTGCGGGGGGTCTTCGCCGCGGGGGACGCGGCGCGCGGGCAGTCGCTGATCGTGTGGGCGATCGCCGAGGGGCGGGCGGTCGCGGCGGCGGTGGACCAGTACCTGACGGGGGTGCCGAGCCGGCTTCCGGCGCCGGTGGGGCCGTACGACCGTCCGATGACCGTGTGAGCACACGTGCCCGTGGGGGCGGGTGGCTTTGCGGTCCCGGGGTGACGTGTGCCGGGTGCGGGCCCGCGACCCAGCGCCGCACCGGTACCCGGCGTGGGTGTGGGCCGGGCGGGGTGTGCGCAGCCCGGCGCCAACGGGGTGCCGTCGCGCCCACCCGTGCCGCCCCAGCGGCACGACTGCCCGCGGAGTGCGAGGGCTGGCGGCCGGCGGCACGACTGCCCGCGGAGTGCGGGGGCCGGCGGCATGGTTGCCGCGGAGGGTGGAGGTGTGGATGGGCTCGGGGAGCGGAGGGGGCGAGTGCTCGCGGGGTGCGGCAGATGGAGCGGATGGCCGCCGTCGGCGCGGAGGGGGCGGGGCGGGGGTGGCCGCCCGCAGTGGCTGGCGCGTCCGCGCCCCGAGGTATTCCAGCGGGCACAGTCGCGCCAGTCCGAGGACGGCCACCCCCGACCCGGCCCCGACCCACCCACCCACCGTGGGGCGGCGGCGGAGTGGTGCCGGAACGCAGGGCCCTGACGGACCCCACCACCCCGCCGCCTGGTCTACGGCTTGCGGGCCACCGCGCCGTAGCCCGGAATGACGCCGTCGTCCTGCCCCGGCACCGGTTCACCCAGCTCCGGGTGCCACTGCTGCGGAACCTGGACGCCGGGCTCGACCAGCTCCAGCCCGTCGAAGAAGCGCGCGAACTCCTCACGGGAGCGGAGCGCCAGAGTGACGCCCGCCGCCTTGAGCTTGTCCGTGGCCGCCTTCGACTCCTCCGGAGTGAAGTCGGCCGTCGCGTGGCTGACGACCAGATAGCTCCCGGAGGGCAGCGCGTCCAGCAGCCGCCCGACCAACTCGTGCGCCCCGTCCTCGTCGGAGACGAAGTGCAACAGCGCGATCAGCGACAGCGCCACCGGCTCCCCGAAGTCGAGGACCTTCCGCGCCCCCTCCAGGATCACGTCCGGCTCACGCACATCGGCCTGGAGGTACTCGGTCACCCCCTCGTCCGTGCCGCGCAGCAGCGCCGCCGCGTGGGCCAGCACGATGGGGTCGTTGTCGCAGTACACGACACGGGCGTCGGCCGTGATCCGCTGAGCCACCTGGTGCAGGTTGGGCTCGGTGGGGATACCGGTGCCGACGTCCAGGAACTGGCGCACCCCCTGCCCGGCCAGCCACCGCGTGGCCCGCTGCATGAACGCGCGGTTCACCCGCGCCATCACCGGCACCCGCGGGTCGAGGGTCAGCATCTGCCGGCCCATGGCCTCGTCGACCGGGTAGTTGTCCTTGCCTCCGAGATACCAGTCGTACATCCGCGCGGGATGCGGCCTGCTCGTGTCGATCTGCACGGGGTTCTGCCCGGTCATGACGGACTCCGTAATTCTCTGCAACTGTTAGTGATCAATTCAGTGCCAAGCCGAAATGGAAAACAAACAAGGTGGAGCGAGCAACAGACCTCAGGACAGCAGGAAATCCGCCTCCCCCGCCTTCGCTCCTTCGATGAAGGCCGTCATCTCGGCCGAGGTGTAGATCAGTGCCGGCCCGTCCGGATCAGTGGACTGACGCACCGCGATCCGGCCGTCGTCGAGCTTCATCGCCTCCAGGCAGTTCCCTCCGTTGCCACCGCTCCACGGCTTGTGCCAGCCCTCGCTGCCCAGCTCCCGCGCGGGCATTCCGTTGTAGATCCGCCCGGTGCGCACCCGCCGCGAGGACAGGGACTTCTGGGGCTTGGTGAGTTCCATTCACAACTCCTTGCGGAGATCCCGGAGGATCTCCTTCGTGCGATGTGCCGTAGCGGCCTGCGCCGCCATGCGGTCCATGACCTCGAGGTGGGTCGACACCTCGGCACGCGCGTCCAGGTAGACGGCGCCGGTCAGGTACTCGCTGTAGACCATGTCCGGAAGTTCGGGCATGGCGAATCGGAACAGCACGAACGGCCCGTACGTGCCGGGGTGCGGCCCCCCGGCGAACGTCGCGATCTGCAGCGTCACATTGGGCAGTTTCGTGGCCTCGAGCAACTTGTCGATCTGGGCACGCATCACCTCCGGGCCGCCGACCGGGCGGCGCAGCACGGTCTCGTCCATGACGACCCACATGCGGGGCGCGTCCTCACGGGTGAGCAGGTCCTGCCGCTGCATGCGCAGGGCGACGTGGCGCTCTATGTCCTCGGGCTGGGTCTGCCCTATCGCACCGGAGCGCAGCACGCCGCGCGCGTAGTCCTCGGTCTGGAGCAGTCCGGGGACGAAGTGGGGTTCGTAGCTGCGGATGAGGGAGGCGGCGCCCTCCAGGCTGACGTACATGGAGAACCAGCCGGGCAGGATGTCGTGGAAGCGCTGCCACCATCCGGGGCGGTTGGCGTCCTCCGCCAGCTGCACGAAGGCGTCGGCCTCGTCGTCGGAAACGCCGTACGCCTTGAGCAGCATCTGGAGGTACGGGATCTTGAGCGCGACCTCGGCCATCTCCATGCGGCGGACGGTCGCGGGTGCGACACGGAGGATGCGGGCCGCTTCCTCACGCTTGAGCCCCGCGCGTTCCCGCAGGTCCAGCAGGCGCCGGCCGAGGACGACCTGTCCGACCGTCGGCGCGGACCGGGGTTCGCTCACACTCCACCTCCCTCGAACAAATCCTGACAGCCCGGCGGCGCCATTCGAAGATCCTTTCGAAGATCCTTCACGCTCGAACTGATATTCGAACGGATCTCCGGCGATCCCAACTGGCGCCGCGCGAAGTGCTGTTGCGAGCAGTGTGCCATGACCGTCCAGACCGTCATACCGCACTCTGCATTTTTCATAGTGACACTTGCCAAGTGTTCACGGCGGGGCGATAGTGGCAAGCGTGATTCCGTCCGCGCCCTTAGGAACAGACGCCGCCGCAGGTTCCGTCAGCCTCGGCGCCGCCTCGGCATCCGACCTCCCGAGGTCCGTCGCCGAGCGCCGGTTCCGCTTCGAGCTGGCCGCTCATCCGGGTTCCCCCGCCCAGGCGAGACGCCTGACACGGGCGAGGCTGACCGGCTGGTCGGTGTGCGCGGACACCTGCGACACGGCGGCCCTGGTCGTCTCCGAACTGGTCACCAACGCCATCGTGCACACCGCGAGCAGCCGCATAGTCTGCGAGCTGCACGACGGTGGTGAGCTGGTGCGCATCGCCGTGGGCGACGAGGGCTGCGCACCGGACCAGCCGCGGGCCAACACCCGGCAGCAGCCGGAGGACGAACACGGCAGGGGACTTCTCCTCGTCGACTCCCTGTGTCACTCCTGGGGCGCCCACGAGAACGGCACCGGCCTCCTGGTCTGGGCCGACCTCCCCCGCACGGCGGACGCCCCCGCCGAACCCGCGAAACCAGCACAAACCGCCGAACCCGCGGAGCCCACCGGCGACCTCGGCTGGGGCGCCCGTCCGAAGCCCGGCCCGCCCGGCACCCCGGACGACAGCGACCCCGACGAGCCCGAGCAGTCGCACCGCACCAGGGCGGCCGCCCCCGGGCACCGGCACCACCCGGTCCCCGCGGGCCGGCGCGCCCCCCGCACCTGGGGCCGGGCGTGACGGCCCTGTCCGGCACCCGCGTGCTGAGCCTGGACTCGCTGGTGCGGATCCAGCGCGGCCGGAGCACCCCCGGCACCCCCCGGCGGCTGCCCGTCCCGGAGGGGATGACCGCGCCCATGGGCTGTGACGCGGTCGCGGCGCCCGCCCGCCTCGGCCCGCTGGTGCTGCCGAGACTGCCCCGCGTGGGCTGCGTGTACGCCGACGACGCGCACTGGTGGTGGCTGGTCCCGTCCGATTCCGACTACGCCCTGGAGTGGCCCGCCCCCGCGCACTACGCGACCGGCGCGGTCCTCCCCGGCCCGTCGGACGCCTCCGGCGCCCCGGGCCTTCCCGGACTGATCCACCGCCCCGACGGCACGCTGCCCTACACGCCGCCGATCCCGCTCTACCTCACCCTGTGCCGGCTGACCG carries:
- a CDS encoding MHYT domain-containing protein; protein product: MQSTVDGFSYGLVTPLVAFLMACLGGALGLRCTTRAMRMSRSWRPGWLALGSAAIGSGIWTMHFVAMTGFSIEGTPIHYDRAMTFASLAVAVVMVGVGIFIVGYRGASGTALFTGGTITGLGIASMHYLGMAGMSLDGRLEYDGLTVAASVVIAMAAASAALWAAGQVKGFLWSVGASLVMGLAVTGMHYTGMAALDVHVHGTAEPAVGESAAALLGPMMAGPLALLVLAGVVVIFDPLIVAGGTVAPPAEHKPGVPAHSPAHHRPARSRLRARGPVERRSRTPQRR
- a CDS encoding pseudouridine-5'-phosphate glycosidase — its product is MVLMVSEEVREALAANRPVVALESTIIAHGLPRPRNLEVALELEAAVRREGAVPATIAVLDGRPRVGLDEKQLERIASGDGIRKLGHRDLPLAVATEADGATTVSATALLAALAGVRVFATGGLGGVHREWTVTQDESADLGLLARTRITVVCAGVKSILDVPATLQRLETLGVAVAGYGTDRFPGFYLSDSGHPVDWRLDTPGQVAEVMRAQDALRGPGSALIVANPVAEEEQLDPVLHARVLDEALRACRAEGVTGQAVTPFLLGHLVRGTDGASLAANLAAVRGNVRLAARVAAAWADGR
- a CDS encoding glycerophosphodiester phosphodiesterase, producing the protein MHARAVAASTTALLGTAALLLPLSPARAAESSAPPLVIAHRGASAYAPENTLAAVDRAAELGADWVENDVQRTRDGELVVLHDDSLQRTTDAEQVFPDRAPWKVKDFTAAEIARLDAGSWFDPAYAGARVPTLEQYVRRVELHGQKLLLEIKNPQLYPGIEGEIIKVLGNEGWLDRGHVGQRLVVQSFSADSVRTVHDLRPAVKTGFLGTPPVSDLPAYAAFTDQINPSYGSLSSGYVAAVHAFKGPHGKPLEVCTWTVNDAAAARRVAGYGVDGIITNTPDVVRDAVGG
- a CDS encoding VOC family protein, yielding MTEHTTRLDHIVLWVNDPIAAAGFYEKAVGLEPVRLTDYSAGEAPFPSVRVNEETILDLMPRAKAERMGMLPGAAESSGHPVNHVCLSLPSGDFDALRGRLEEGSVPVSEISHDSFGARGPARRSFYFRDPDGNVFEARHYD
- the uvrB gene encoding excinuclease ABC subunit UvrB — its product is MRPVSQIERSVAPFEVVSPYQPNGDQPTAIADLARRIGAGEKDVVLLGATGTGKSATTAWMIEKLQRPTLVMAPNKTLAAQLANEFRELLPNNAVEYFVSYYDYYQPEAYVPQSDTYIEKDSSINEEVERLRHSATNSLLTRRDVVVVASVSCIYGLGTPQEYVDRMVPLRVGDEFDRDELLRRFVDIQYTRNDMAFTRGTFRVRGDTIEIFPVYEELAVRIEMFGDEIEALSTLHPLTGEIISDDQQLYIFPASHYVAGPERLERAVNDIEKELGERLTDLEKQGKLLEAQRLRMRTTYDIEMLRQIGSCSGVENYSMHFDGRSPGSPPNTLLDYFPDDFLLVIDESHVTVPQIGAMYEGDASRKRTLVDHGFRLPSALDNRPLKWEEFQERVGQTVYLSATPGQYELSRSDGVVEQIIRPTGLVDPEVVVKPTEGQIDDLVHEIRTRVEKDERVLVTTLTKKMAEDLTDYFLELGIQVRYLHSDVDTLRRVELLRELRSGEYDVLVGINLLREGLDLPEVSLVAILDADKEGFLRSGTSLIQTIGRAARNVSGQVHMYADKITPAMEKAIDETNRRREKQVAYNTANGIDPQPLRKKINDIVAQIAREDIDTEQLLGSGYRQAKKDGGGTKAPVPSLGGKAAKGAKSAKGRAAETVPTDRPAAELTEQIEELTARMRTAAADLQFEIAARLRDEVSEMKKELRQMQEAGLS
- a CDS encoding methylated-DNA--[protein]-cysteine S-methyltransferase, with the protein product MDSHGQYEQRVVWAVVGTGIGPLLLAATREGLVNVVFHATDEVRDGALERLASRLGAEPVEDPASPLLAEAIRQVEAYFAGERHGFELPLDWSLISGFNREVLRELASGVPFGTVVGYGDLAGRVGQPGAAQAVGMAMGANPLPVVVPCHRVVESGGGIGGFGGGLETKRRLLALEGVLPEPLF